The Paenibacillus yonginensis genome segment CTTCTGTACCAGGGAATGACGCACAACGTCCGATTCATTAAAATGAACGAACCCAATTTCCTCAATCCGGCTCAAAATCGTACTGGCTTCAATCAACCCGGACTTTTTGCCTCTGGGCAAATCGATCTGCGTCATATCGCCGGTTATGACCATTTTGGAGCCGAAACCAAGCCGCGTCAAGAACATTTTCATCTGCTCCGGCGTAGTGTTCTGGGCCTCGTCCAAAATAATAAAAGAATCATCAAGGGTTCTCCCCCGCATATAAGCAAGCGGGGCAATTTCGATCAGACCGCGCTCCAGCGCTTTCGCCACCTGATCCGGTCCCATCACATCATAAAGGGCATCGTACAAAGGCCGCAGATAAGGGTCTACCTTCTCCTGGAGGTCGCCAGGCAGGAAGCCGAGGCTTTCGCCCGCTTCCACCGCAGGACGGGTCAGGACGATTTTTTTTGACCGAACCCTCCTTTAAAGCCGCTATGGCCAGAACGACCGCCAGATAGGTTTTACCGGTACCTGCGGGACCGATCCCAAACACGATATCCCGTTTCTTGATAACCGTTACGTAATGGTTTTGGCCAATGGTTTTGACCCGAATCGGTTTGCCGCGGTAAGTCACGGCGATTTCACCTTTATATAAATTAAGCAGCTGGTCCGCCCGCAAATCGAGCGCTAGATCAATGGCGTATGAAACATCCCGTTCCGTCAGCACGTATCCGCCCCGGATCAGCTCAAGCAGCACCTCAAACAGCTGCTGGGCAACCATCGTATCCCGGTCTCCGCCGCGGACCGAAATTTCCGATTCACGCGAAACCACCTGCACGTCAATTTTCTCTTCCACCAGTTTCAGGAATATATCCTGGGGACCAAATAAAGAAAGTCCTTCTGAAGCATTTTTAAGCGGGATTCTGATCACAGTCTGTTGTTCTGTCAAATATACTCATTCTCCTTGATCTTGGACTATAGGAACCTCTTCCGCGATATTCTGCTCTACCTCAAATAACACTTTCATATAAACTTTACCATTCTCGGTCTTCTCATGCAAAATTTTTTCCGCCTTCACGACCGCATCGGAGCCGTTTTTCGCTAAAATATCCCGTTTGGCCTGGGCAAGTCCGCTGGCTTTCGCCTGCTCCGGCGTCTGTTCAATCTCAATATCCGCTTTTTCCATCACGTGTTCACTCATCCAGCCGATCGGAAGTTTCCACTTGCGCCAGGTGATCGGGTCGTTTTCGGTGTAGGTGACGCTCTCTGCAAAATGATTTTTCCCGTAGCCCGTCAGTTGTATCGCCGTATTTCCGAAATACAGATAACCTTTGGTTTTCCGGGCTCCGCTCAGCACGCTTTCTTTCTTCAGCAGCGGGGTTTCAATGTTATATTCATGCCACACCAGTCCGCGAACCTCGCCTTTGGAGACGACCGCCTGCCCGGCCTGATAGCCGGAAATCAGCACGGCACCTTTTTTGACCCGGTCATTTTTGGCTACCTGCGGATAACCTCTTTCCGCATAAATATAAGTGACAACGGCGTCCGATTTGCTGACCAGATTGCGGGGACTGTTTAAGCTCTGTTCTTTCGGCTGAGTGGCTTCCGCCACCTCAATTGTTGCTTTCGTCCCGTGGATTGTAACGCCTACCCAGGATGTGCCCTCCAGCTTGCGGGTTAAGGTTTTGGAGAGCTTGTCCTGCTCGGGAAGCTTGAATTTCCACTGAAAAGGGAATAACCCTTCCTCTTTGGCAGCCTGCTTGATATCCTCAGCCGGGATTTTAACGTTTCCTTTGACTTCCACATCCCATACCATGGAGGACATAAAAAAGATCGCCAGCACAAACAGAACAATGCCGGCGGCAAACCATTTACGGCGCAGAACCCGAAGCGTAAGGAACGGAAGACCCTTCCGCTGCTTCACATGCATCCGGCAGCTTGTCTGCTTCAGGAGCGGACGCAGCCTGAAGAAATCGCCAAGCATAATGCTCAGCTCCATGCGCCTCCCAGGCAGGGGTTTGACCTCCCAAACCCCTATCCCCTCTTCCCCGCATTGATTAATCAACTGTTCCAAATCTCCGCCGCGGATTTCCAGGCTGACCCATCCGCGGAGAAAGCTAAAGGCCGATTCCTTCACGGCTTCTCCCCCGTTCCACGATACTTGATTTCTGCGATATCCCCTTCAACCATGACTTCCTGGGGCATAATGGTCTTGATGACCAGATCTTTTCCCGTTACTTCGAGGCCGCCTTCACTGAGCGCCAAACTGAGCCGCTCTTCCGAAAAATGCAGAACACCCCTGTGGTTCTCAATGAGCAGCTGTTTCCCGCCTACAAGCGTAATCCTGGGCAGCTCAAAGACGAGATCCCCTGGGAGACCCATCGCATCAACGGTCCATTTGCGAAATTTGCGGGCAATGCGGCTCATACGAGGCAATCCTCCTTCCCCTATGCTACAAAATTATGCGCGAGGTTCCGGATTTATGAGAAACAGCTGTAATCAGCTCCGATCTCGTTAAAATCTAACTGCGAGCCGCCGGGCAGAAACAATCGGTTTAACAATCAAAGGGAGAAAAAGAGGCAACAATGGACAATGAAAGGGAAAAATCGTAGATAAGCTGTAGAAATAAAGATATTCAGAGAAATAAAGACAGCAAAAAACGCCCTTCCAGAGGAAGGGCGTCTTGCTATTCTTTTATTGCAGCAGTTGCTGAACTGCCTGGTTTACAAGCTTGCCATCCGCCCGTCCTTTGACTTTGGGCATCAGCGCACTCATGACTTTCCCCATATCTGCTTTCGAAGAAGCACCGGTTTCCTGGATGGTCTGCTGTACAATTACTTTAATTTCTTCTTCGGTAAGCTGCTCGGGGAGGTACCGGGCAATAATATCAATCTCGGCATTTACATTATCTGCAAGATCTTCGCGGCCTGCTTTAATAAAATCCTGGAGGGCATCTTTGCGCTGTTTGATTTCACGACTTAGGATATCAAGCACTTCATCATCGTTCAGAGTTCTCTTCAGATCTATTTCAAGATTCTTGATCGTAGCACGAACCATACGAATCGTGGTGAGTTTGAACTTTTCCTGATTCCTCATCGCTTGCTTCATATCTTCGTTTAATCGTTCGCTCAGATTCATGAAGTTCAAATCCTCCTAGAACTTTCTCTTACGAGCAGCCTCAGACTTTTTCTTGCGTTTCACGCTTGGCTTTTCATAATGCTTGCGTTTCTTCACCTCAGCCAGGACGCCGTCCTTAGCAATGGAGCGCTTAAAGCGACGAAGTGCAGCATCGATTGTCTCATTTTTGCGAACTTTCGTTTCAGACACCAGTTTTCCCTCCCTCCGACCAGACCGTCCAAGAGCATAACACGGTTCATCATTCTTCATTATAGGTGAAGAGAGAACCCAGGTCAACTACTCAGAAAATAATCCCTTCCTCTCAAACCCAGGCATCCAGGTTCGACATGCTCCAGAGGTCTGCAAAACTCTACAAAAATCCACAAAACTCTACAATTCTTTTTTTTGCCTTTTACTTAACTCTTTCGGTCCAGACAGGGAAAGTCTGAGAATGAATCTGAATTACTTAACCTACTCGGCGTGCGAAGCGGAAATTCCTGTAAGCGCGCCCAGCTTGGCCCCGCCAAGCAAATGGAAATGCAGATGGAACACGGTCTGTCCCCCATCCGGCCCGCAGTTGTTGATCAGTCTGTAGCCTGTCTCCGCAATGCCCAGCTGTTCGGCTGTTGTCTGGGCGACCTGATGCAGCTTGCCAATCAAAACGAAATCATCGCCCTGCGCCTCGTTCATGGAAGCAATATGTTTCTTCGGAATCATCACCGCATGGACCGGCGCGGCCGGCTGAATGTCATGAAAGACCAGAAATTCGTCGTCTTCATAAATTTTACTGGAAGGAATAACTCCGTTTACGATTTTGCAAAACAAGCAGTTCTCCATGTGACATGGCCTCCTGATATTTTATGTACTGATATTTTTGGGCTCCGTAATCTGTCTCCGGCAGCCTCTCCTTATCTATCATACCTAATAAAACGGGCAAAAAAAAGAAGCACCCGGCACTCCCCCTGAAAGGAGTGCGCCGGACGGACGTATTGGCAGGAGCTGTTATTCCTTGGGCTCTAGCCCATACGTCCGTCCAGGTGGCTTCTTGAGTAATGTCGGCTTAGCTGTATTATAACAGCGCCTCTGAACTGTATCTGTGATTTGGATCACGCTTGTAATCCCCCGCCAGGTTCGTAAAACCAAGGAGGAGTCGGACAAAAGGCTTGGTGAAATCAAGCTAAAGCTTCTCCAGCCGGATGCGGGAGCCTTCTCCCCCATTCTCCGCCGGCTGCACGATCAGCTTGCGGGGCAGCCGCTCGCGCAGCTCCGACACGTGGCTGATGACGCCGACGGAAAGATGATCATGGTGCAGATGCTCAAGCGACGTAATCACCGTATCCAGCAGTTCCGGATCCAGAGTGCCGAACCCTTCGTCCAGGAAAAAGAACTGGAGCGGATATTGGCCGCGCAGCTGGATTTGGGCGGATAAAGCCAGGGCCAAAGCCAGCGAGGTCAAGAAGGTTTCGCCACCAGACAAGGTGGACACCGGCCGTTTCACCCCGCCGTTGGCATCGTCGCGGATAACAAATCCGCCGCCGGAATCGGTCTCCAGGGAATATCGCTGTTTGGTCAGAAACCGCAGCCGCTGCGATGCGGCCTGGCTGACATGAACCAGCTGCTCCTCGGCCACATATTCCACGAACGCATTGCCTCTCAGCGTGCTTTGAAGTTTGCCGAGGAGCCCGCTTTCATGCTCCAGCGTGCTGCGCTGCTGCTCGAGCTCCTGCCAGCGGATATGGCGTTTCTCCACATCCTCCAGATCACGCTGGGCTTTTGCTTTCTCCTGAAGAGCCAGCTCATCCTGCCTCTGGCACTCCTGGAAGGCCAGCTGGATTTCGTTCCACGTTTCTTCCGAAAGGCTTCTGCCGTTCAAACGAAGCTCCAAATCTCGCAGCGTTACCGCAAGCTCCTGCTGCTGCTTGCGGTGCTGCTCAGCCAGCAGCGCAAGTTCTTCGGCTTCTTCCCGGCGTATCGCCGCCTCTGCAGCTTCCTGCCCGGTTGCAAAAGGCGAATCTGCCAAGGCTTGTACCCAGCGGCGTTCCTGCTCGGCCGCCTGTTCGGCAGCGGCTGCCGCTGCCTGACGGGCCAGCACGTCCGCCTGGACCGATTCGTTCCGAAGCTGCTGAGCCGCCGCCAGCTGCTCCCGGGCCTGCCGGGCCGCGGTTCGCAGCTGAGCCAGCCTTGACTCGGCTGCAGCCAGCAGCGCTTCGGCAGGTTCCCCGCCCGTCAGCGCAGCCAGCCGTTTGTTCTTCTCTTCGATAAGCTGGAGGCCGCCCTCGAGCCGGGTTGAGCATTCAACCAGCTCTTTATCCAAGGCCGCCAGCTGCTCCGACAAGGCGCGCAGCCTGCTCGTCTTGTCGTCAATGTACGGCCCGCTGACTTCGAAGCGGCGGCGCACATCCTCGGCCTGCAGGTCTTTGGCCTGCATGGCCTCATAGCTGCGCTGCAGCTCATCCGGGGTCATACCGGGATGAGCTGCAGCCCATTCGGCTGCACGGCGCTGCACGTCAGCCTCAAGCGCGGAGCAGCGTGCCTGCTGCTGCTCCGCCTGGGCCGCGGCTGCCTGCTCTTCGGCAGCCGCCAAGGCGCAGCGCTGGCGCAGTTCGGCGCCAGCGCTGCGCTGTCCGCGGACCCGGCTCTGCAGCGCAGAGAGCCGGGTGCCGCTGGCGCCGCGCGCGGTGCGCAGCGCGGCGAGCCGGCTGCGGGCGCTCTCCGCGTCCAGCGGAGCGCCCGGCAGGGCGGCGGCGGTCTGCGCAGCAGCCGCCGCTTCGCCGGATACCGCCGGGTCTGCGGCGGCATCCAGGCTTTCCAGGGCGGCGCGCACCGATTCCAGGTCGCGCGCGGCCCCGAAGCGCAGCTCCCGGCATTCCGGGAGCAGAGCGGCCACGGCCTGGAGCTCCGCCTCCAGCGCCGCCGTGCTCTCGTCGCCGTGCACAGCCGGCGACGGATGCTCCAGCGAGCCGCACACCGGACAAGCTCCGCCGTCCTGCAGCTCCTGGGCCAGCCGGACGGACCAGACGTGCAGCTCCTGTTCCTTCAGCTGCTGCTGGAGCTGTGTTGCACGCCGCTCCAGCTCCTCGCCAAGGCTCTGCAGCCTCTGCTCCTGATCCTGCAGCTCAGCGGCAAGCCGGGCGGCTTCGGCAAGGGTGTCCTGCCGCTCAGCTTCGCTGCGCTCCGCCTCTGCCGTCAGCTCCTGCAGCTGGCGGAGCGCTTCCTCCTGCTTGCGGCGCAGCTGCCCGGCTTCCAGGCGGGCCTGCTCCAGCTGCTGCTCCGCAGCGGCCAAAGCTTCCTTACGCTGAATCCCCTCCTGCAGCAGCCGGCGTTCGGCCGATTTCACTTCAAGCTCTTTGAGCTGCTGCTCCAGCTCTTTGCGCCGCTGAACAGCCTTGTTCAGCAGCGTTTCTTCCTTCGCCGCCTCCTCGGCAGCCAGCTTCCGCTTCTGCTCAATCTCCTGCTGCCGGGCTATCTGCCCGGCTTGCTCAGCTTTAAGCTGCTCGGCTTCAGCCTGCAGCTGGCGGGCCTGCTCCAGCTGCTCCAGCCGGCGGAGCAGCGGCGGCTCCTCCTGCCCCAGAACTTCATCCGCAGCAGCCGACATCCTCTCGGCTTCGCCTGCCTTCTCCTCGGCTTCAGCCGCGGTGGAGGCGGCCGCTTCAGCCGCAGCTCTTCGCGTCTTGGCCGTCTCGGCCGCTTCCTTCCAGGCTGTCAGCACAGGCAGCAGCTGCTCGGCCGCTTCGGCATGGCGCAGCTTATGCTCGGCCTCTTCAATGGCCGGATTATTGGCGATGAGACGCGCTTCCTCTGCCAGCAGCCGCTGCTTCTCCTGAATCAGCTCGCGGACTTTGGCCGCTTCCTCCGCCTGCTGCCGGGCTTCCGTAAGCCGGGTGCGGGCCGCATGAGCCTGCCCCTCTGCCAAAGCCAGCCTTTCAGCAGCTGTTTTGACCGCCTCCTCGGATGCTAGGCCAAGCCCTTGCTGCTCTGCGGTCAGCTCTTTAAGCCGGCTTTCCGTTTCTTTCACTCGCCGGCTCAGCTTGACTGCAAGCAGGTCTCCGTATTTCTCCAGATGGAACAAACGCTGCAGCATCTGCCGCCGTTCGCTACCCTTCAAGGCAAGAAACTCCGAGAACTTCCCTTGAGGCAGCACGACCGCCCGGGTGAAATCGTCCATCTTCAAGCCGATTTTCTCTTCCACACAGCGGTTCACCTCGGCCAGCTTGTCCGCGAGCACTGTCTCGCCTTCTGGCCTGAGCTCAATAAAACGGCTGATGGTGCAGCTTACCGACTGCTCCCCGGTCCGTTTGAAGCGCCGTTCCACCCGGTATCGACTGCTGCCTTTCGGGCCTGTCAGCTCAAACGTATAAGCGACGAACAAGCTGTTCTCGGAATGATTCATGATGCCTTGCGTGCCGTTCACCGCCCGCTCAACCTTGCCGTAAAGCGCCAGGGTCATGGCATCCAGCAGCGTCGATTTGCCGCTGCCTGTCGGTCCGAAGATGCCAAACAAACCGGTTTCACACAGCACCGTAAAATCAATTTCCTGACTCTCCCGGTAGCTTTGCAGCCCCGACAGTTTTAGTAAAATCGGCTTCATTCCGCATCCTCCTCTCCGGCGGCAACCGCCTCATCTTCAGCCAGCAGACTCATAAACAAGCGGACCAGCTCTTCTCCCGGCTCGGCTCCCCCGCTTTGCCGCTGATAGAATTTGCGGAACAGCTCATCGACCGGCATCTGCGAACGCTCCGCCATCGATTCTTCAATCGAGGGACTCCCCGGATAAACAGGGCGGATATGGACAAGCCCTTCCCTGCTTTTGCGGAGCATCCCGATATCGCCCATCGACATCGCTTCCGTAAGCGAAATCTCCAGATCGATAAAGGCGCCTGCATCACGTCCTTCCTCAATCCAGCGGTGAACCTCCTCCAGTCCGCCCCGGCATGACCACTTCACGAGCGGTCTGCCGCTGTGAAGGAAGATCTCCTGCGGCTGAGCCAGCTCTCCGGGCTTAAGGTCGAGCAGCATCACCGATTTGGCTTGCCCCGCCTCCGAAAAGCTGTAAGCCAGCGGAGACCCGCTATAGCGGATCAGCCCCTCTCCCTTGACCATCTGCGGACGATGTAGATGACCGAGCGCTGTATATTGAGCTCCAATCTGAAAAGCGGACGGGTCCACGGTATAAGCGCCCCCGACCTGGATCGGACGTTCGCTGTCGCATTCCAGCCCTCCAAGCACATACAGATGACTCATCGCCAGGTTAATCGTGTCCGAACGAAAAGAGGACGCCAGCTGCTTCATCAGCTGGCCGACCCGTGCGCTGTAGGCAAGGCGCAGCTCCTGCTCATCCCCGTCACCGGCGAGCAGCTCCTGCAGCCTCGCCTCCGAAGGATAGGGCAGGGCCGCAATGACTGCTTCCTCACCTGTTCGGCCTGCACGAAGCCGTACCGCCTGGTTCGTTGGCAGACCGGTCAGACTGATTCCGCGGCTGGAAACAAGCGGCGAAACCGAAGAGACCCGCTCGGGCTGGTCATGGTTGCCCGCAATAACCGCAAGATGGCGACCGTCTTCGCTGAGCCGGGCTGCCGCTTCATAGAACAGCTGCTCCGCTGCTGCCGGCGGGTTGACGCTGTCATAGACGTCCCCGGCCATCAGAATCAAATCCACCTGCTCCTCCCTGACGATCTGGACCAGCTCGTCCAGGAACTGCTCCTGTTCCGCAAGCCGGCTCCGGCCTTCAAGCGTCCGGCCCAAATGCCAGTCTCCCGTATGCAAAATGCGCATTCTGTTTCCCCCTAATTCATGCTATTCCCCTGTGATTCCTCTGCCTGATCCGCTCTGATCCCGGACTCAAGGCAAACCAGTCTCAACCGATCCGCACCGCATCTCCCGAATCAAAGAAATACAACCATTTCTCCGCCACCTGTTCCCCGGTGATCTGTTCAACCGCTCTGGCGTACAGCTCCAATTGAATCCGGTAGCGCTCCTTCAGCTTTTCAAGCTGTTGTTCCCGGGCATAGTCAGGGACATAATCGCTTTTGTAATCCAGCATGATCAATTGGCCATTTACTTTGAACAAACAATCGATAATCCCTTGTACAAGAACCGCTTCGCCCTGAAGAGCCAGCTTGGCAGACTGCTCCCCGGCCGGAGCGGCGCCTTCTGTAGCTGTTCCTAAATCCGGAGGGCCAAGCAGTTGTCTCCCTGGTTGTCCTGGTTGTCCTGGTTGTCCTGGTTGTCCGACTTGTTCAGCTTGCTTCGCTTCTATTACTTCTCTTGTTTGTTCGGATTCTTTTACTCGTTCAACTCGTTCTCTTGCTTGTTCAGCTCGTACCGCTACAAAATCTTGGGCTTTCCCTCCTTGCCCTTCCCTGTTGTCCTGGTTTCCGCTTTCCGGCAGGCTTAGGTTCGTTTCGGCATCCTTCCGGGTTCCGGATAAAGCAGGTGTAAAATGCGGGTAAGCCTCATCAGCCGGCATCGCATAGGTGAACGGCAGTTCTTTTTTCACCCATTCGGCGTGGAGCACCTTGTTTCCCAGCTCACTGTTCAGGAATCCGGCGATTTTGTCCGGCTCCAGCTCGCGAAGCTGCTCCGGCAGCAGAATCTGGCTGGTCTCCAGCCTGCGGAAGGTCTCTTCCACCAGCTCCAGCGCATCTCTTCCTGTCGCCTGCAGCGGCAAATGCTGCATCACCGTATGATAAGCCGTGCCCCGCTCCGTTCCGGACATTCTCCGCTGCTCCATGAATTTTGGACGTCTTAGGCGCAGCTTGGACCCTCCGTCGCCGTCCTCCTGACTGATGGCTTGGCCTACAGAAGGAGACGTGCCTGGCAAGGTCCTCTGAACCTCCCCGGTGCGTTCTGCCTGCAGCTCAAGACCATCCGCAGCCGGCGACTCCTCCGACACAAGTCTGGATTTCAGCTCGGTCACCGTCGTTTTGGCAGCGACGCGGCTGCTCCATTCATAGGGATATGACCACTCTAGCCTGCGGGCTATCTCGCCAGACAACGCGGAGCGAACCGCTGTCGGTTCAGCTCCGCCAGTTGGACGGTTCTCGTTCGTTTCTTCGAGATGACGGAATCCTTCAGAACCAGGAGTTCCTTCCCAATCAGGAATGCCTGCAGATTCAGAATCTCCCGCCAAACCGGCTGCCGCCAGCAGCTCGCGCAAGGCCTCCTTGCCTCGCGATGCAGGAACCAAAGCGGATTCGCGTCCTGCCGCCGCTGCATAAGCCATGTCCCGGGAAGGGACAAACATAAACTGCCAGTCCGGGCTGTCTTCCCGGTAGGGCAGCAAATGATGCCCTTCAGCGCTTAATCCTGCCAATTCACGCAGCGCCCCGGCAGACGGGTGCCGGATCAAAGCCGGACCAATCCAGTCCAGATAGCTGCGCCCGCGGGCGAGCAAATAGTCCGGGAGAAGTTCCTCAGCCCTGCTGAGCGACTGGCTCCAGTTCGCTGCCGATTTCTCCAGATCCTTCACCGCCGATACAAGGATCAGCTTGTCCTTCGGCCGGGTCAAAGCGACGTACAGAATTCGCATTTCTTCGGCAATCAGCTCCATCTGGCTCCGTCTGCGAATCGCCAGGTTCGGCAGCGTGGGATAACTTACCCGGGTATCGGGGTCCACGTATTTCGGACCGAAACCAAGCTCCTTGTGCATCAGGAAAGGAGCGTTCAAATCCTGCCGGTTGAACATTTTGGACAGACCGGCCACAAACACAACAGGGAATTCCAGACCTTTGCTTTTATGAATGGTCATGATACGGACCGTGTCCTGATCAGCCCCGCCGATGGAAGGAGCGCCCAAATCGCCGCCCGTTTCCTTCAGCTTGTCGATAAATTTGAGGAAGCTGTACAATCCGGGGGTCCCGGACGTTTGCTCGAACTGTTTGGCCCTGCTGTACAACGCCTCCAGGTTGGCTTGCCTTTGCGGGCCGCCAGCCAGACCTCCAACCCAGTCGAGATATGAGGTCTGCCGGTACACCGTCCAAATCAGGCGGCTGAGCTCGCCTTCCCGGGCCATCCTCCGCCAGCCTTCCAGCAATTCCAGGAAACGTCTCAACCTTAGGTAAAGTTCGCTTGGCTCCTGCTCGGTCTGCTCCGCTTCTTCCATCCAGGCCAGCAAGGCTTCGTAGAACCCGGAGCTTGATCGGGCAAGCCGGATGCGGGATAATTCCTCTTCGTCCAATCCGACAATCGGGGAACGAAGGACAGAAGCCAGCGGAATATCCTGGCGGGGATTGTCAATGATCTGCAGCAGCGACAAGGCGATTTCAACCTCCGACGCCTGAAAATACCCCTGATTCACTTCCCCGGCCGCCGGAATGCCTTCCATTTGCAGCTCCTGAATCAGGATCGGCGCCCAGCCCGAGGTCGAGCGAAGCAAAATCACGATATCCCCAAGCATTGCGGGACGTGAGCCTTTCAGGTTTTTATCGTAAACCATCAGCGGAGCACCGCCTTCGCCGAGCAGGCCGCGGATGCGAGCCGCTATTGCCCGGGCTTCCAGCCGGACCGCTTCGACATCGGCGGCTTCGTCCATTTCCAAATCCTTGTCGGCTTCTCCTTCCGCTTGATCCGCTCCGGCGGTCTGATCGGCCTCCAGTCCAGCATCGCTGCCGCTGCGGTCAATCAGCATCAGCTCCGGCGCATATTGCGGCAGGCCTTTCTCGGCTGCAGGGAACAGCTCGCCGTAGATCAGCTCGGCCCGTTCGTCATAGTCGATTTCCGCAACCGTCCGGTTCATGATTTGCCGGAACAGCATATTTACGGCACCGACCACCTCGCGGCGGCTTCTGAAATTCCGGGCCAAATCGATTCTGAGGCCGCTTCCCGAGAAGTCGTCCCCATATTCCCTATATTTCTCAAGGAACAGCCCCGGCTCGGCCAGCCGGAAGCGATAAATGCTCTGCTTGACGTCGCCGACCATAAACCGGTTGCCCTTATCGGGCCGGGAAATCAGCTGGACGATCGTCTCCTGGACCGTGTTTGTATCCTGGTATTCGTCCAGAAGAACCTCTTCATATTGGGCCTGATACTCCAAAGCGGCATCGGAAGGCAAAATACGGAGCGGCGTTGCGTCCGAATGCAGCAAAATGCGCAGGCAGTAATGCTCCAGGTCGGAAAAATCTAGCCACCCGCGTTCCTTCTTCGCTTCCGCGTAGCATTCTCCGAATTCAATAACAAGCTCGGCAAGCCCGGACATCAGCGGAGCCGCGGCATGAAGCTCGTTCACAAAATCCTCCGCCGGTCTTCCGAACAGCTGCTGACGGAGTTCGTTCAGCGACTTCTTTGCTTCCTCGCGCAGCGCTTTTACCCGTTCCTGAACGGCCGGATCGGTCTGATCCTTCTTCACCGGCTTCAGCTTCCCAAAGTTTGCAGCCTGAAACACCGGATGCAGGTCTTTCCAGGAGCCGCTTAGCACTGCTTCCTTCAGTTCAAGCACTACGTTTAAATCTTCTTCGAGGGAAACCGCATAAGGTGCCGGGCCTCCCGGAGATAAAGCAAGCGCCTTGCCCTGGGACAGCAGGTTGAGGATCCCTTCCAGCGACAGCAGCGTATCCTGGGTAATGCTCTGAATCCAGATGCTGCTCTCCAAAGCTTCAACCGTCGCGTCCGCAAAGGAAGCGGCCATGCTGCGAAGCCAGAAATCCGGCCAAGGATGGCTGCGGGAGAAATCATACAGCCGCTGGACAAGCCGGAATGCGCCCTCGTCGCTCCGTTCGCCGCTGAACCATTCCACCAGGCTGAAGAAAGCCTGGCCGTCTTCGGCGCCGTATTTTTCCTCGAACAATTCCTCCAGCGTCTCCTGTCTGAGCAGCTGTGCCTCATGCTCTGAGGCAATACGGAACCCCGGGTCAAGCGGAATCATCGTGTAATACCGCTGGATCACTTCCATACAGAAGGAATGCAGCGTCGTGATCGAAGCCCGGCCCAGCATCGCCAGCTGCCGCTCCAGCTGTTCGTTAGGCTCGCCTTGCTCCAGCAAGCCCTCCAGCGCTTCGCGGATGCGATGGCGCATCTCTGTCGCCGCCGCTTTGGTGAAGGTGGCCACCATCAGCCGTTCAATATCGACCGGCTGATCCGGGTTCGTGATCTTGCGGATAATCCGTTCTACCAGCACGGCGGTTTTGCCGGACCCCGCAGCCGCTGCGACCAGAATGTTCCCGCCGGACAGCGCAATCGCGTTCCATTGATCGTCGCTCCAATAACTGCCCGCCGGCTTCGGAATTACGGGTTCCATGGCGATTCCTCCTCTAACGTGCTCCAAATCCGGTCTTTACCCGGCTTGGCCAACAATTTATAACGGCTTTCATCCGAAGGTTCGATTTGGCAGACCGACTTGAAGGAGCAGAACGTACAGGCCGTCTCCTGTCCCAAACGGTAAGGTTCAATGGATACGTC includes the following:
- a CDS encoding exonuclease SbcCD subunit D, which codes for MRILHTGDWHLGRTLEGRSRLAEQEQFLDELVQIVREEQVDLILMAGDVYDSVNPPAAAEQLFYEAAARLSEDGRHLAVIAGNHDQPERVSSVSPLVSSRGISLTGLPTNQAVRLRAGRTGEEAVIAALPYPSEARLQELLAGDGDEQELRLAYSARVGQLMKQLASSFRSDTINLAMSHLYVLGGLECDSERPIQVGGAYTVDPSAFQIGAQYTALGHLHRPQMVKGEGLIRYSGSPLAYSFSEAGQAKSVMLLDLKPGELAQPQEIFLHSGRPLVKWSCRGGLEEVHRWIEEGRDAGAFIDLEISLTEAMSMGDIGMLRKSREGLVHIRPVYPGSPSIEESMAERSQMPVDELFRKFYQRQSGGAEPGEELVRLFMSLLAEDEAVAAGEEDAE
- the addA gene encoding helicase-exonuclease AddAB subunit AddA yields the protein MEPVIPKPAGSYWSDDQWNAIALSGGNILVAAAAGSGKTAVLVERIIRKITNPDQPVDIERLMVATFTKAAATEMRHRIREALEGLLEQGEPNEQLERQLAMLGRASITTLHSFCMEVIQRYYTMIPLDPGFRIASEHEAQLLRQETLEELFEEKYGAEDGQAFFSLVEWFSGERSDEGAFRLVQRLYDFSRSHPWPDFWLRSMAASFADATVEALESSIWIQSITQDTLLSLEGILNLLSQGKALALSPGGPAPYAVSLEEDLNVVLELKEAVLSGSWKDLHPVFQAANFGKLKPVKKDQTDPAVQERVKALREEAKKSLNELRQQLFGRPAEDFVNELHAAAPLMSGLAELVIEFGECYAEAKKERGWLDFSDLEHYCLRILLHSDATPLRILPSDAALEYQAQYEEVLLDEYQDTNTVQETIVQLISRPDKGNRFMVGDVKQSIYRFRLAEPGLFLEKYREYGDDFSGSGLRIDLARNFRSRREVVGAVNMLFRQIMNRTVAEIDYDERAELIYGELFPAAEKGLPQYAPELMLIDRSGSDAGLEADQTAGADQAEGEADKDLEMDEAADVEAVRLEARAIAARIRGLLGEGGAPLMVYDKNLKGSRPAMLGDIVILLRSTSGWAPILIQELQMEGIPAAGEVNQGYFQASEVEIALSLLQIIDNPRQDIPLASVLRSPIVGLDEEELSRIRLARSSSGFYEALLAWMEEAEQTEQEPSELYLRLRRFLELLEGWRRMAREGELSRLIWTVYRQTSYLDWVGGLAGGPQRQANLEALYSRAKQFEQTSGTPGLYSFLKFIDKLKETGGDLGAPSIGGADQDTVRIMTIHKSKGLEFPVVFVAGLSKMFNRQDLNAPFLMHKELGFGPKYVDPDTRVSYPTLPNLAIRRRSQMELIAEEMRILYVALTRPKDKLILVSAVKDLEKSAANWSQSLSRAEELLPDYLLARGRSYLDWIGPALIRHPSAGALRELAGLSAEGHHLLPYREDSPDWQFMFVPSRDMAYAAAAGRESALVPASRGKEALRELLAAAGLAGDSESAGIPDWEGTPGSEGFRHLEETNENRPTGGAEPTAVRSALSGEIARRLEWSYPYEWSSRVAAKTTVTELKSRLVSEESPAADGLELQAERTGEVQRTLPGTSPSVGQAISQEDGDGGSKLRLRRPKFMEQRRMSGTERGTAYHTVMQHLPLQATGRDALELVEETFRRLETSQILLPEQLRELEPDKIAGFLNSELGNKVLHAEWVKKELPFTYAMPADEAYPHFTPALSGTRKDAETNLSLPESGNQDNREGQGGKAQDFVAVRAEQARERVERVKESEQTREVIEAKQAEQVGQPGQPGQPGQPGRQLLGPPDLGTATEGAAPAGEQSAKLALQGEAVLVQGIIDCLFKVNGQLIMLDYKSDYVPDYAREQQLEKLKERYRIQLELYARAVEQITGEQVAEKWLYFFDSGDAVRIG